Within the Desulfobacterales bacterium genome, the region CTAACAGACGTGGGGATTTCTCTGTTTTTTCTCGTTTATACTTTTGTCTATAATTGGGTATATGATATCGTTTTTCCAATGCCTGTTGAAATTGAGATTGAAGTTTGATGACCTTGTAAAAAGTGTACACGTCCGTCATGTTCGCGAAGGTGGGAATCCAGAACATCTTGAAATAACAGATTCACGACCCAGGCTGTGGGCTAATTGATCGGCCCCATCCCTCCTTTTTCTACATCTTCCGGATACATTCGACAATTTCGGGCAGTGCCCGGGCACTGGGGGCTTTGATACAGCCACCACGGTGACTTTTTTCTGCTATTTGCGCAAATGGATTATCTTCGATGTTAATATCGATAATGGTTCCGCCGTGGGCATAGACTTCCTGAATCACCCGGGTGGGCAAATTCGTTGCGCCCGAGGTTCCCACCGTCAACAGCAAATCCGTATTCCGGGCTGTCTGCAATGCGCTGTAGAACCGATAATAGTCTTCGTCATAGGTTTCATCGAACCACAGCACATGGGGCCGGGTCAGGGCACCGCAGTCCGGGCATTTCAAAAGCTGCCGGTCGGTATCGGTCAGGGATTCATTCCTGGCTTTCGGGTTGATTTCCGGGGGCAGGCGGTATACCGATGCGGAGCATTGCCGGGTGCATCGCATGAAAAAAACATTTCCGTGGACCTGAAATGTTTTTTCCGGGCTGTTTCCGGCTCTCAGGTGCAGGTTGTCCACATTTTGAGTGATCAGGGTGAAGCGGTCGCCAAAGATCTTTTCCATTTCAACCAGCGCCATATGGCCGGGGTTGGGATTTGCCTGAGCGCATATCCCCATTCGGTAGAGGTACCATGTCCAGACCTCGTCCGGCTTTTTTGTGAACATATGATATGTGGCCATCTTCTGGGGGTGGTATTCCTTCGATCCGATCGTCCAGAATCCTTCCGGACCGCGAAATGTCGGGATGCCGCTTTCCGCGGAAATGCCGGCACCCGTCAATACCGTGATGCCGGTTGCATTTTTTGCAAGATCTGTTAACACATTTTTGATATGCTGGATCATAAGATTGCTCCTTGATGGCAAGAGACGCTCGGGCTTGATCATAATTTCGGCCACAATG harbors:
- a CDS encoding RNA polymerase subunit sigma, with the translated sequence MIQHIKNVLTDLAKNATGITVLTGAGISAESGIPTFRGPEGFWTIGSKEYHPQKMATYHMFTKKPDEVWTWYLYRMGICAQANPNPGHMALVEMEKIFGDRFTLITQNVDNLHLRAGNSPEKTFQVHGNVFFMRCTRQCSASVYRLPPEINPKARNESLTDTDRQLLKCPDCGALTRPHVLWFDETYDEDYYRFYSALQTARNTDLLLTVGTSGATNLPTRVIQEVYAHGGTIIDINIEDNPFAQIAEKSHRGGCIKAPSARALPEIVECIRKM